The region taaacatttgtacaatttctgggtattttcaactgcgtttacatttactgcatctgctttaatgtcaatttggtatataaagtggaagattgatgtttataatgacttgttaataggtcgttcttgttaacacacagtacattataatagcatacattacataatgcgatatcattaagtagtagagacaatatacagtatagacattaaagttttttatgttttgttttttgcataaactaatctcccttcactttcctgaggattcataataataatcattttggctaaacactaagtcatgtgctggattcataaggtttacctgcactgaatgaacagattgataaacacattaccgtaccaaaaacattatagtgcaggtacatgaaaaagcattcattcatctcttatttcatgagtgattaataattgattcctacatgtaatacattaatgaattcattatgaatatgcactagttcattttgtctaatgtaagtggtggacaaggtacacaaaccatttagttgagttaaagtagagatatccaaggtaacatattactccagtaaaagtagtagtaaaagtaaaaatactctttacctccactaaagtactaaactaaatttaccttcaaatgtacttaagtatgaaagtaaaagtataatgatttattgtggttctaatgttttatgatcatttctgtaacaagactcttgattaatcaactcattttaggtgaaaagactcgtgtgtcattaattaagcttaactgactaagctaaattgggttatacctattcattaagataaacatgtaacatttagtgctgagcaaatgctaaacaataacagtattaagtatattaatgacattaaattcataatttttttaaaacaaagcaacatacagctaaaaatgtttgataagtagtggaaatgaatggggctctatgggttgtttggaactatacagagctccacaacccggaagctgcgcagaaaaaatgtcccgccccctttccaacggttccctatgggagtgtcgccactctgttctctctaccgctctgagtAGAACCAACCGGAGAACCTTTTCAGTCATCAGTCAGTTCTGgtttttattctcaaaatatttTTTCATTGGATTTAAGTTTCTGTTTCATAAACTGctaatctcggctctgctatcatccggccgggcacctacacagacacacgattggctgtgtgtctgtagggggtgGAGGGGGCGGTACAATGACTGAAACAGGGTTCCCACAAATCGCTGGGGCAAGTGCACCTGCATGATTCTGTGCTCTGTGGGACCCCGcccctggtaggtgaaaagaagtgatcaCCGGCTGCGTGCATGCTTTGGTCAGCAGTGACGAGCTCCAATTGGCCATCGGGTGCAAAAGTAAGCAGGGCACCAATAATttactaaaatatataaaataagtaGTTAAGCTGgcacttttgggcccctgagtgaaGTCCTCCACTttcagttgcttgcattgtttTCAATCAcagtggataaaagtgtccatcAGCGCTCTGCAGAACTCAGAGTTGAGTTCATAAACGGCCTTGCCACAACGTTACATGCTTATAATTTATGtaatataactgattttatacacctgcttACAGTGAGAGTTGCTGAGACTCAAACTAAACCTAAGAACGAAGAAgggcatccacatacttttgaccctataTCGTCCCTCTAAATGACTGTTAGAGATTAATTATCCAGCTAATCAGTGCAGCCAGACTGTGGACTCTAAAAAATCAGCATTCCCGCCATGCTAACTAATGTTTTGATGATGATTGTGATCGTTACCTTGACTGAGTTGATGAGCGACACGATGCCGATGCACGACAGGCCGCAGATGATGCTGCAGATGGCTAACTTCCTGTAAGTTTTGGGTCTGCGCTGTTTGTTACAAAGCCCGCTTTCTGCATCGCTTGCTGAAGGAGTCATGTCTGCGTCTGTCTGCCTCCGTTTGTCTGTCTGCGTCTGTGTTCCTGCTGGAAAcggtcaacacacacacacacaccacaatgtCAAGTTAACTGagctttcttcatgtctttatagagctcactcatgctagaacaggtaagggtcttccctaaactgttgctgcaatgttggaagcatgtcatttcctttatatgactgatttattattgctgttagtaactgttgtggctgaaatacacGAATCCCATTATTAGAAGgtgtgttccaatacttttgtcactggtaggtgtgtgtgtgtgtgtgtgtgtgtgtaaaaaagaTTTTCCAGTAAATGAAACAGCTGGATTTTTTGTTTggctcagaaataaaagactgaaGAACAAGAAAAACCCACAGACTGTTATTATCATACTGAAACTGCTGGGAGTGAATACGTGtggtcacatacacacacacacacacacacacacacacacacacacacacacacacacattccgtCATTGTCCTGTGTCCTCAGGAGGAAAACACCCACCTTTGTTTTGATATTGAGTGAAATGTGAAACAGTGAGCGAGCGAGTGAGCGTTTCAGTCACATAAAACTACTTTTAAACTCACCGTTTTGGTTTctcttttaatataaaatagaacTACTTCAAAAGTTTTGGGACATGAACATCATAGCAGTTTTGGAATTTAATTATTTCcattgttcttatttttctctGACTGAATAAACACATAATTTCCTTGTCCAAACAAAAAAAGGAATTCAGCACCAGCACCAAGCTACGACTTACAACAGCCGGGGTCTGCCCAGCAGCCTCATACAGACTTGAAGTCTGGACACTGAAGAAGAATGAAGACAAGTATTTCAGAAAGCTGCTGAaaatctcatggaggaagatgatcaccactgagcgagtgtatgagatggccagaacagaaacggaactactgaaccacattaagtccTGCAAGTTAAGTTTTTTTGGGTGTGTGATGAGGCCCGGCATGACATCACAACGTGGATTGTGTTATCAGGTGCAAGTCTGCTACTTGTTTTGAAGCTTGGGGTTAGTGTACGGCACCCATGGAGCCTTGCTCCAGGACCCAACaggggctgcatggcagagggatttaaacccacaactTTTTGatcaatagcccaaagcttGACCCACTAGGCTGCCACAGTCCTTGGTTGTAAAGGGCTTGGCTTTCCTGGATGCTCCTAAATCACCAGTTAAGCTTGACATTTGTGTAAAATTTCTCAAATTTctcagatttatgttcctcttTCCCTGActtgtttaaaaagaaaaaggatttaaaaatgacaaaaaattacaaaaaaaggtaaataaaagtgaacacacAAATTACTGCTTTCTGTTCTTAGCTGCTTTTTACTTTCTGTTCCAGCTTCTAGATTTTaggtttgtgtttttatttctccaTCGGTTTGAGCTCTGAGTTCAAATGTTTTCTTCAGTAACACAGATTAGGTTGCAGCTTTGGTGCAGATCACTGGATGTTTTAAATCTCAGCATGTCACTGAAGCACacgatgaatgagtgaataaggcTGATTTACAGATGTGATTTACAGATGTTATGAATCGTAAAAGTATCTAATGTTCATAAAAAGCAGAAGAGCTCTGTGGTACTTACAGGCACGTCCAGACTTGAGGGTGTCGAAGCCAAAATTCCTGAGGACTCACTCACTAACAATCCAGACTCCTCATAACAACACGCCCTGTTTTACTGTGAACTGGAAGCCCTGGGTAAACTGGTAGACCCTCGACCCTCGTCCCCTCTCCTCGGCTTCTGTTAGAATGTTAATAATGAAGTGTGAAACAAACAACACTGTGGTGGAGAATGTAATGAGTTCAAGTTTCACTTCCTCTCTCACTCTGGCAAGTCTTCAACCTGTAACACAGACACACCTCTGAGTGACGGAGTCATACGCCACACCCCCACCAACCCTGCTGTACCTCTCgctcaatctctctctctctcttgttcATGGTGGGTTTGATTTACTGTGtggaaacaccttggacaggtcaccagcccattatagggcacacacacacacagattcacacacactcacatgtctttgtactgtggaaggacAAACCCCTCAACACCTTTGGGTTCAACTGAGACGTTGATTACAAGCCAAACCTTcaagtccaacatcagtgtcttatTTCCCAAGTACAGTCGTCCTCCAAAATAATTCTTAAAGCTCTTAAAGGTTTTGGACGTAGATGTTCAAAAAATacatattgtggcgccggcgtcggggccgcgagtgagctgcccttggcagttcactcagtggtttaggacagacactcattcacacccacatacattcatacaacagacaaacatataagctacctacccaaccctcaccgcagccaccccactcccaacaacgggacacacggccacggtgagcccagacaccactgccgcaaggcccCCTGGGCAAAGCCTGTGGCGGCCCCCTAGCGGTGACGCTACAATATTTTGCCCAACCCTGCTGAAGGATGCTACTGACCGGACAGGTTTATCTGCTCTGTAACAAACTTCTGACTGGTAAACAAACCGACTTCACTTGAAATTCTATTAGAGTAGATCAAAATCTTTCTACTGAAGGTTAAACAGGAAGTTGCAGTGATTTATGGAGGCCAGTGTAGAAACACACGGTTATGAATTTTACACTTTGTGTTCAAAATTGTTCACAGTTTCACAAATGTGCACAATTAACCTTACAAATGTTGAGTAAAATACAATCAATCCATTATGACTAAATATTGATGAACATTTGCTACTAAAAACAAACTTTGACCTTGATAAAATTACACTTTGtgaaaactgtaaaaaataaaacaatttggtCAAAGTCGGTGAGGAACAAACGAATGGTAACAAGTTTCAGTCTTCTATTAAACAAagcttttaatataaataatttgtaacagtaaatacatacattttatctTAAAATAGTATTTGATATGAATGAAAAATAagttaattgtatttataatgCATGTAATTCATATAACaccttttataaataataaactcagTGTTGAAAAGTTAAAAACATCACAAAAttgattacaaataataaaaagtagacttttataattataattattgatATTATAGATTGATAATGTATTTACAAACAAGCAAAACACTACATCATTATTGTATCACATAATCAGGAATGTTGATCCTTTTATATCACATGTATTGGAATGCTGATCATGAGCCGTATCTTATCGATGATTCTTAATAAAACTATATTAATATTGACTCGTAAAATCTAGTTTTAATCCTCCCAGAAGAACAGAGGCAGGAACCTCAGCATCTCCACATTAATGACCACAGGTTTAGCATGAACTTGTCATTGTGAGGCCTcaaacttttggtcatgttTTGTAAACATGTATTCAGACGTCCACATTTTGGGCCAAAATCACTTGTGATTTTATACATCACGAAACTTGAAGAtatcttttaaaaatattcgaagttttattagattttatgtAAAATCGCTTGACACATGAGCTGTATCTCAAATCGTAGACTGTTGTACTAAGTAGTCAGACTAGTCACGCTGTGCACTTCATCTAATTTTGATAGCTTTTTTCACACAGTGTAGTGAGGTAGTAcgcgttttaaacacagcccAATTGAGCGGCTTAGTAACCACGACGAACTCCTATTGGCTGGCTCCGATAGCAGGGGTTTGTCTTAGCCAATCAGAATACACGCTTGGCCAAAGACGTGGCGGTCGAGATAAACAGGGAAGAGACAGTCAACAACAACGGTGAGTGATTTAAGTACAAATAACAACATTCAACTCCCATATTCGTGCATTAAACAATAAAGgtgtaaaataaacaacattatAGACTCACAATTAATTTGTACAAACTGCTCTTTTGCATTCATTCTGTACAATTGCAGCACAACAAGGAAACCTTTAGATTTGCcttgtaataaaaaaagctcatgtttttgttttccaTCTGATCAGTCAGGATTTAAGGTTCTGATTCTTCTTTTTCCACATGATCATAATCACAATGTACAGctagcttgactgtggacagtgtcacttaTGTTCAGTAATTTTTTACTGTGCCAGAGTCCACTGGCATTGTGCTTTATGCCATTCCAGCCAATGCATGTCAGTGTTTGCAGCTATTCAGCCATGAACTCCCCATCCATTAATCCAATCATAGGGAACATTGGGGCTGACATTGCTTTCTTATGTAGTTTGGAACTTGGTGTtgagtattttttttacaaactatGAACTATGTGTGTCAGTTACTGTAGCTTCTTTACAGAAACAGAAAGCTCGAACTAATCAAAAGATTTGATAAACTGACGACTTGTGCCGTGCAGTTACTTCTGCACCATGTAGTCTATTGTTTTCTGAATCAGCAGCccagttctttttttcttgtgcAGGTTGCAGGACATGGAGGGCCGCGAGGAGGTGATCGCGACAGAAAAGTACGGCTCACAGGAGGCCTGGAAATACCAGATAAAGAATGGAgtcatacagagagagagaaccgGAGAGACCCGAAATATCAGAGGAAAATCCATCACTGATACTTTCAAGGTGGGTCAGAATCCCTACAGTCATGGGCAGTCATGCACGTCAGAGAAGCTAATAAAATAGTAGCTCCCAGAATTAAAATCACATTGTCTGAAGATTCTGAAGAATCCCAGTTGTATAAAAATGCATGACTGAATGAACACAAACCTGTTTTTCTTCTCCAGATCATTTTCTTACCTCACGGTTACCCAGAGAGTGTGAGTGAAGATTACTTGCAGTATCAGTTATGGGATACGGTGCAGGTGAGTCTGACCTGAAGAGAAAATCATGTTTGAAAGTGACGCTGGACCCAAAAGCTCgatgtttaaataatttgtgAGCTcagcctgggattcgaaccttgggattcgaaccctgggaTTACCATCATGCttttgatttagtgtttttatgagtaatgcaaatacattttcatgGTCAGTTTGCACTTTTGGATCAGATTTGTAAAGACGTTCTCTCTGCCAGGCGTTCTCCAGCTCTCTGTCCGGCACGCTGGCCACTCAGGCGTCACTCAGAGGGGTCGGAGTCGGTGATCAGGAGGCCACGGTCGCTGCAGCTACGATCACTTGGTTActtagaggtgtgtgtgtgtgtgtgtgtgtgtgtgtgtgattcgaTCAAatgcacagattttatttacttttattattacatttattattatttctcggCTCAGATGGAACCGGGATGCTGGGAAGAATCCTCTTCGCCTGGCTCAAAGGGTGAGACCCAGTGAACTTAATTTTCTGCTTAGTGTTTTAATctgtaatattatttattaactaaTAAGTGACGTCAGTGTGCACGTTTTACTTTGTTTTGCAGGAGCAAACTCGATTCTGAGGCTAAAAAATGGAGGTAAAATTTAATCACAGATTTTAGATTCATTTACAGGTTTGTTTCAAATACActatacggacaaaagtattaggacacttAATAATTGATAAATTATTGATGTAAAGGAAATtgcatgcttccaactttgcagcaacagtataGGGAATGCCTATAAGACAAGCTTTATATAgatgtcctgacctcagccccactcaacaactCTGGAATTAATTGGAACATGAACATCACTTCCTAACCATACGAATGCTGTCATCTTGTGACTGAATTTGGCACAAATTTCCATACACAGAAATACTTCAAAGTCACTatgttaatacagtttgttttttaaacagaatgtccgacaagctctcagtcaggtgtctgaatacttttggctgtacgtTGTGTGTAGATGCAGAACTAATCAGGAAATCTCTTTCAGACTCTTCGCCGACGTTCTCAATGACATTGCGATGTTTATGGAGATCGCCGCGCCCTACTTCCCTCCGTTCTTCACTCTCATCGCGTGCATCGCTGGACTTTTTAAGGTACGACACTTATTCATGTACTGAGGCTTTCaggcgccccctccgacacaacactgatcgcttcttttcacctaccagggATGGGGTTTGGCCATCCATGATCAGCTGCCCCCTATGCGGGTGCCTGGACCGGCCAGCAGAGAGCGCACTTGCACTTACACCAGTGATTTGTCAGAAACTGATAGCAGTGCTAAGATTCAAATTCCAGAGCTCGAGGTCTCAGCACTGGTGAGCTGGCGTGTTTTACCCGTTGCGCCATCCGAGCACCTTCTTACTGAACGAGTGCCCGAGTGCATGTTATACCTGCTGGCGCTGGTCAGGTCCTGGTACCATATATCACAGGGCTCTATTTTATGGTCATTCTCATGGCGGTTGTAATCTTCTGGCTGAACTTATGCTCCTGTGCTTTTATTTTCTTGCAGTGGATCGTCGGCGTGGCCGGAGGCGCCACCCGAGCCGCGCTCACCGTCCATCAGGCTCGCCGGAACAACATGGCTGACGTCTCCGCCAAGGATGGGAGTCAGGTCGGTGCCCGAGGTGCTTCCCTAAACTCttagtaaaagtatttggacaccagacgTCTCATTTCCAGAACAAATGCTTTTAACATAGAGCGACCTCCAGACTTTGGAgcgtgtctgtaggaatttgtgcctgttcagtagtataaaagatgacagcatgtgTACGGCTGGGCTCTGACtgatcagttggtgttccggttcatcccagagctgttgtgtggggctgagctcaggactCTGACACTGTGTTGTTTCTAACAGGAGACGCTGGTGAATCTGGTGGCTCTGGTGTTTAGCATGACGCTAATCCCGCTCGTCAGCGATAACCCAGCGTAAGATTTAAAAAAcgattgggggtggggggtacGAATACTGACATGACGTGTATTGATCGGTACCTTTGTTCCTCCTCCTCAGGCTGACGttcatcctcttcttcctcttcaCCGCGCTCCACCTCTTCGCCAACTACAGGGCCGTCAGGTCCGTCGTCATGGAGACGCTAAACGAGGCTCGCCTGTCCATCCTCCTCCGTCAGTATTTGCGTGACGGACGGATCCTGACACCATCGGAGGCCAATCGGAGGGAGCCTGTGTTCCCGGGTAGGTCAGAGCTTTAGAGACTTTTAGAGGTTTAGAGACTTCGTCGGGataagtcatatccaattcccccgACCTTCACttctgatcaaggagagtcgtgactgacacacgccccctccgacacgtgtgcagaactgaccgcttcttttacCTGCACTGGGtgggttcatacagagatccgtatcgtgcacagagagttagagatctctattatcccccgtctctgtgcagccccatcgaccagccagcagagggcgtaactgcagcagttattagGAATTCCTTTGACCCTCCTTCCCCAGTATGAGCCGATCGCTGAGCTGCAGACACGCATGCAGCTGCCAGACACTTCTTTTCACCAACCAGAGGCGGGTTCCTACACTGAGCAGTCTCGCATATGGAGAGTCATAAAGATACCCCATACAACCGTCCCTCTGTCAGGCACGACCGATTGTGACTGTTGGACGCTCAGCCAGGTCGGTAGCaacctgttttaccactgtgccatatTTCCACTAATCTAATCGTTGCCAAATCCGCTGCACTGGCGGAAAAGGGCTGGGCTGAGACTATCACCCGCTCTCCCTGACACGCCCCCGGTCActggctgcatcttttcacctcatTATGCAGCACACAAGAGAGCCACGCGATGAACTCCCAGAATACCCCAGCACTAGGACAGCAGCGGAACCAATGAATCCGCATCAGATTCTGTTTAAATTCTCTTCTGTGTTTTCAGAGCTCAGGCAGAAAGTGCAGATCAGGCTGGGCGTGAGACTGGGCGACATTATTAAAGAGTACGttcactcacacactacacgatcaaaagtattcggacacctgagcatgagcttgttggacaaatggcattaaaacagagtgacctctgtgtgtgagcttgtctgtgggaatttgtgcccgttcagtcaaaactcagtcacctgttagcaactgttgtggctgaaagtggcgtcccaatacttttgtctctaTAGTGTATTTAAAGTCGTTTTTACTCTTGATTAAATAATTGAATTTATCTGCAGTGACGTCGTTTGCGTTTGATTTATTTCTCGTGTTTGGTTCACAGCGCCCGGGAGCTTCAGCAAACCCTGAGGAGCAGCACCGGATCGTATCTGCTGGGAATACAGGACGGTACGGGACAGAACTAACAGATACACGCTGtacagtcaaaagtatgtggacatgagCATTTTGTCTTGTGGGAAGCATTTTTACAGGACTTTGaagcgtgtctgtgggaatttgtgccccttctGAAGAGAAGAGACGGTCTGGTTTGCGCATCTAGGTTGAATTCATCCAAAAAGTGTTGAGTCGGGTTGAGTGTTGACCagcgtctttatagagctcgccgTGTGCTCAGGGTCGTAATCATGCTGGAAGAGAcagggtccttccctaaactgttgccacaacattaaaagcatatcatttacctTGTCAATTTAATCATCAggacgggtgtccacatacttttggacatataatGTGTAAGAACACATCTCCTAATGATTAAAATTGAATGTTTCAGACACACCGCTGCTAACAGGTTTATCAGGTCAATTACATGCTTtcaacattgtggcaacagtttagggaaggtctttaGCTGTTGCAGCATGACCTGACTCAATCCCAGAGAACACATCCTGTGGACGGTCTTCTGTAATAAACTGAGACTGTTATTGCCGCAAAATAAGGGCAGCTCTGTATTAACACCCACATTTTTTTATTAGCTTGTTGAACCagcttatgatcaggtgtctacatacttttgaccatataatgtAACTTTATACCTTCTATATTCTTTTACATATTTAATCTGTTACTTGCATACaaggatttattattattattattattattattgtatttgtttGGTGTTCTCTGTAGGGAGTGTGGGCGTGTGTCTGGGCGTCGACACGTCGGTTCGTGACGAGATCATGGCCGTGTGCCAggctgtgtgtgtcagtaccgcGTTAGACTCTTCACCCAAACACGGAGCACTTAGACGCCTCTCCGAAATCACAGGTATCACATTTTTTTAATgatctttttatgcattttaccccctttcttctcccagtttagcttggccaatccgctgctggggtggcattcaaggagggtgtatagtgttctgacacacactcacacacacacttgaggtGTGTGCAGTCCTAACAATTACTTCTTATTCATCCGTACTTTAGCGGATTtcgcgtacagagagccacgccccgatctctgtGCTCCTTCACTTCCTGTACAGGCATCCTGAGCAATCaagatccttacacagcgttcatAACCccccttttcccacccagcagactggaggccaattgtgcctgctagaaggcggtagcagagccgaggttcgaacccaggagagATGGCTGTATGATCTGTGTTTGCCAGCTACAACATATTTTTAGTTCTTTTATTTTCCTGACCCCCGAACACTGGCAGGCCAACGCCAGTCTCTCATCAGCAGAAATGTGGACACGTTTTCTTTTATCGCTTTATTCCAGACTCCGGGGAGCTGATCTCAGAAAGTCACAAGCTGATGGAGCAAATCTTCCCTCCCTTCATCACAGGTAGGAAATTATTTcactaatatataaaatatcacATATTTTACATCCACCCACGTGCAGCTACAGTACATGgagaaaagtatttggacgctccTCCTAATTACCGAGTTGTGCTATTTTTTATACTCATCTATATAGTTAAAAGTTCTCCTACTACTGTCCTTATATAGCTTATATGTTTGGATGTTTAAACAAGATGTTTAAAATcagtgatgtaaaataaatgacacaGTGAATGATAACGATTCGTTTGATGTTCAGGTCTGGAGGAGGCCAAGTGGCGGACGGACAGGACGCTGCTGGACTGGAACGAATGGCGAGCGGAGTGGAGAAAGAAAAGCGACTGAAAAGAACCAGGCGTGAATGAAGAGGAGGGACGACGAAGAACCTGAAGAGCAGTCGGACGCTTTTAGCTGCGGAAGGAACCCTGGAAACTTTTATTACTGTTCCATATGAATTTAATTCTGTAATTTTCTATCAGACATGAATTTAAAATCAGTTTACACGATTCAGTTCAATCATTTCTGCTGTTGGTGCGACAGAATAAAACACttctatataaaaaacactCAGGAATTTGAGTTATACATTTAaaggtttattaaaatatacacacGCGCTGGTGGCGGTAAGACATGCTAGCTCACCACTGTTAGATCCACTGCTCTGGAGCTCTGTGaccggctgtgtctgagggaggaataGCTGAACCCATTCATCATTATTGCTGCAGCTGGCGGGTCGAGGTACTGCACAGAGAAGGTGAATAACGGACAGCAGTGCGTAActgcgtcccaatacttttgtccatgtagtgcaGTATCTCCAGCAGTCAGCCTACACCAGCGTCCCATGATGCACCTTCTTCAGGTGGCGGCGCAGATTTTCGGTGCGGTTAAACCTGCGTCCACACAGCGAGCAGTTGTACGGCCTCTCGCCCGTGTGAATGCGCTCGTGCTTCTTCAGGTCGGCCAGCCTGCTGAACCTGAACTTGCAGCGCGAGCAGGCGTACGGCCGCTCGCCCGTGTGGCACACGAAGTGCGCGCCCAGGCTGTAGGCCGTGGCGAAGGATTTCCCGCACACGTGGCAGCCGTGAGGGCAGTCTCTCCTCACGGCCGCTCTGAAGGGGAGCGACGCGTCCGTCACGTCCTCCAGCGTCCGGGCGTGCGTCCGAGGCGGGGGGGTCGGATCCCACGACGCGCTCGTGGGGTCGTGATGGAGCGGGCTGTACGGCCGGCGGTCTCTCTCGCTCTGCTCCGTCACTGAACATTCTGGAAGCTCCGATTTGGATTCGGTTTTGATCCTCGCGAGCGGATCCGGTGCCTCCGTGATGACGGGCGAGGCCGATTTGCTCCTGGGGTTCAGAAATCGCCTCCTGGTTTGGGAAAAGTCATACGTGGGAGATTTCGGAAGGTTTGGGGGTTGGATTTCGGTTCCCGGCTGCAGTGTGATCGGTTTCTCCTCCATGAAACGACTGTACGGCTCTGAGACGAGGTTCTTTTCTCTCATCCGAGGTTCCAAATTACAGTCCGATAGGTTCTCAAGACGAGACTCATACAGCGGCTCTTCTGCAGCTACCGAGGATGAGACCTGCTGCACCGCATCTGAAAAAAATTTATCGGGTTTTAACAAAATTGTGCACCcgggaaataataataactgttttTTCTACTGGAACAAAGATTCTTACATGTATTACAACCTTATCTGCAAGCCAAtgactgggcacaaatccccatagACACACGCCACAATATAATAAAAGGGCTTACTCGAACGGTAAAGCTGTATTAGCTGCAAATATGGAACCAATTTGACATCAATGCTTATGGTTTGAAATAGGATGCCCATAAATCTCAGttaatatatggccaaaactattTGGACACCCAACCAAGTGACCTCtatatgatcttttcagctataacagttgACTTTGAAGTACATcagtgtatgggaatttgtgc is a window of Trichomycterus rosablanca isolate fTriRos1 chromosome 22, fTriRos1.hap1, whole genome shotgun sequence DNA encoding:
- the rusf1 gene encoding RUS1 family protein C16orf58 homolog gives rise to the protein MEGREEVIATEKYGSQEAWKYQIKNGVIQRERTGETRNIRGKSITDTFKIIFLPHGYPESVSEDYLQYQLWDTVQAFSSSLSGTLATQASLRGVGVGDQEATVAAATITWLLRDGTGMLGRILFAWLKGSKLDSEAKKWRLFADVLNDIAMFMEIAAPYFPPFFTLIACIAGLFKWIVGVAGGATRAALTVHQARRNNMADVSAKDGSQETLVNLVALVFSMTLIPLVSDNPALTFILFFLFTALHLFANYRAVRSVVMETLNEARLSILLRQYLRDGRILTPSEANRREPVFPELRQKVQIRLGVRLGDIIKDARELQQTLRSSTGSYLLGIQDGSVGVCLGVDTSVRDEIMAVCQAVCVSTALDSSPKHGALRRLSEITDSGELISESHKLMEQIFPPFITGLEEAKWRTDRTLLDWNEWRAEWRKKSD
- the zgc:113090 gene encoding B-cell CLL/lymphoma 6 member B protein; its protein translation is MTQMDVLVTNVAELLAGAVHEVLRLMGQAVSEYREESARIHQENQKLQRTLEELQAKLQISDAVQQVSSSVAAEEPLYESRLENLSDCNLEPRMREKNLVSEPYSRFMEEKPITLQPGTEIQPPNLPKSPTYDFSQTRRRFLNPRSKSASPVITEAPDPLARIKTESKSELPECSVTEQSERDRRPYSPLHHDPTSASWDPTPPPRTHARTLEDVTDASLPFRAAVRRDCPHGCHVCGKSFATAYSLGAHFVCHTGERPYACSRCKFRFSRLADLKKHERIHTGERPYNCSLCGRRFNRTENLRRHLKKVHHGTLV